The following coding sequences are from one Eptesicus fuscus isolate TK198812 chromosome 7, DD_ASM_mEF_20220401, whole genome shotgun sequence window:
- the BIK gene encoding bcl-2-interacting killer yields the protein MSQAGRLSRSLILCTFLQEHGLRAAADPGVTSLLQFYPEPLGALPHEVAMRLAVIGDELQVRWTLPRFAHLPRMAMYSFAHTYNQTGLRVVLTSVMGGLTYLRGNRRFWSFLILRDWVAPRQGQGRGRKLSGLLLLVLLLDWGLHLLQ from the exons ATGTCTCAAGCAGGACGCCTCTCCCGGAGCCTCATCTTGTGCACCTTCCTTCAGGAGCATGGCCTGCGAGCGGCGGCGGACCCGGGCGTGACCAGTCTCCTCCAGTTCTATCCTGAGCCCCTCGG AGCCCTGCCTCACGAGGTGGCCATGCGGCTGGCCGTCATCGGGGACGAGCTGCAAGTGAGATGGACGCTGCCCCGCTTTGCCCACCTGCCCCGGATGGCCATGTACAG CTTCGCTCACACCTACAACCAGACCGGCCTGAGGGTTGTGCTTACAAGTGTTATGGGGGGTCTCACTTACCTCAGGGGGAACAGAAGGTTCTGGAGCTTCCTGATCCTCAGGGACTGG GTGGCCCCCCGCCAGGGCCAGGGACGGGGGCGCAAGCTGtccgggctgctgctgctggtgctgctgctaGACTGGGGCCTGCACCTCCTCCAgtga